The Jiangella sp. DSM 45060 genome contains the following window.
CGATCGACTCGGCCATGGCGAGCCCGGGCTCAGCGGTGTCGGGGTCGTAGGAGACCAGGCCGGTCCACATCGCGTCGACGATGTTGCCGCCGCCGACCTCGTTGGTGGTGGTCGGGATCAGCGGGTTCTCCGGCTGCGTGCTGTTGATGGACACCGAACCGGTGGGGCCATCGCTGGAACCGGTGTCGTCGCTGCCGGAACCGGTGTCGCCGTTGTCGTCGTCGCCGCCACAGGCGGCGAGCACGAGCGTCAGGCCTACGGCTGCCGCCACCACGGCTCCTCTGCGAGCAGAGCCTCGCATGGAATCCTCCTCAAACGGGCCTGCGCCCGGTGGTCATCGGGCGTGACCGATCGGCCTCGCCACCATTGGTGCGGATCTGCGCACAGCCGGGTACGGTCGCGATCCTGATCCGCGCCCTCATTTCTAAACCCGCACATCCCCCCGGGCAAGTCTGACCGGACTACCGTCGCACAACGCAACCGGACTGTGACCATACCGGCTGATTGCTGTGATCCTGCCGCGTGAGCTGCGAATTCTTCGGCTGAATCGATCCGATCACGGCAGGTTTGCGGGGCTTTTCGGGTGGTGACGATCACAGCTCAGCGCAGCCGCGGATCGAACGCGTCGCGGACCGCGTCGCCCAGCATGATGAAGGCGAGCACCGTCACGGAGAGGAAGGCGCCGGGAAAGAGCAGCATGTGCGGCGACTGGCGGATGTACGAGCGCGCCTCGCTGATCGCGATGCCCCAGGAGATGACCGGCGGCTGCAGGCCGATGCCCAGGAACGACAGCGTCGCCTCCAGCACCACGAACACGCCGAGGATGATCGTGGAGTACACCACGACCGGCGCCATGGCGTTGGGCAGGACGTGCCGCAGCAGAATGCGACCGGCTCCGGCGCCGAGCCCGCGCGCGGCCTGCACGTACTCCGACTGCTTGACCTGGATCACCGTCGAGCGCATCAGCCGGGCCACCATCGTCCAGCCGAGGACGCCCAGGGCGAGCACCACCTTGCCGATGGTCTGCCAGGACGGGGTGCCGACCGCCGACGGGAACGTCGCCAGCACGATGACGGCGCCCAGCAGCATCGGGACGGCGAAGAACATGTCGGTGATCCGCGACAGCCACGCGTCGAGGCGACCGCCGTGATAGCCGGCGACCATCCCGACGACGCTGCCGACGACCGCGATGACGACGGTCGTCAGCACGCCGACCAGGATCGATGCCCGCGCGCCGTAGATCGTCCGGGAGAACATGTCGCAGCCCTGCAGGTCGTAGCCGAACCACGCGCCGGCGCTGGGCGCCTCGCGGGAGTGGGCGAGGTCGCAGGCCCGCGGGTCGACGTCGGTGAACAGCCCCGGCACGGCCGCCATCGCGACCAGCACCAGGATGATCGCGGCCGACGTCAGGAACAGCGGCTTGCGGCGCAGATCGCGCCAGGCGTCGCCGGCCAGCGACCGGGGCACGGTCGCCGCGTGCCCGCCGCGCCGCCGCCTAGGCATGACGGATCCTCGGGTCGAGCACCGCGTACACCAGGTCGACCAGCAGGTTCACGATCAGGAACACCAGGACGAGGACGGTGACGGCGGCGGTCACGGTGGCGCCCTCGTGCGCGTTGATGCCGCGGAAGATCATGTTGCCGACGCCCGGGATGTTGAAGATCCCCTCGACGACGACCGCGCCGCCGAGCAGCCCGCCGAAGTCGGCGCCGACGAACGTCACGACCGGGATCAGCGAGTTGCGCAGGGTGTGCACGCCGATGACCCGCTGCCGGGTGAGGCCCTTGGCGACGGCCGTACGGACGTAGTCGGTGCGCAGGTTCTCGACCAGGTTCGCCCGCACGAGCCGCGCGACGAACGCCAGCGACAGGCTGCCCAGCACGATCGCGGGCAGCACCAGCGAGAACAACGTCCCGTCGGAGGTCACCGGGAACCAGCCCAGCCGCACGCCGAAGGTCACCTGCGCCAGCATCCCCAGCACGAACACCGGGATCGACACCACGACCAGCGTGCTGACCAGCACCAGGTGGTCGAGGAAGCCGCCACGGCGGATGCCGGCCAGCACGCCGGCGGCGACGCCGATGACCAGCTCGACGAGGATGGCCAGCACCGTGAGCTTCAGCGTGGTCGGGTACCGCTGCAGCAGCTCGTCGGCGATGGACACGCCGGCGAACGTCTCACCGAAGTCGCCGGTGACCAGCTTGCCCATGTACCGCAGGTACGCGAGCGGCAGCGGGTCGTCGAGGTTGTACTCGGCGGTCATCCGCGCCACGTAGGTGGGCGGGCAGGCCCGGTCGCCGCACTTCGCCGCGAACGGGTCGCCCGGCAGCGACCAGACCAGCGCGTAGATGAGGAACGTGGTGCCGATGACCACGGGCACCATCTGGCCGAGGCGCCGAACGACGTACCGAGTCATGCCTTCCTTCAGCGATCAGCAGCGCTCCGGGTGCGCGCCGGAGTCAGACTGTACGGCGCGCACCCCGAGCCGGCGTCAGCCGGTGGTGGTGACGCTGAGCAGGTCGACGGTCTGGAACACGGTGAGGTGGACGTTCTCGACGTGAGTGGAGTAGCCGGCGATGTTCACCCGGTGCCACAGCGGGATGGCCGGCATGAACTCGGCGAGCAGGTTCTCGGCCTCGTGGTAGAGGGCGACGCCCTCCTCGGCGTCCGAGGCAGCGGCCGCTTGGCCGACCAGCGTGTCGAACCGCTCGTTGGTGAAGTCGCCGTCGTTGGCGGAGGCGCCGGTGGCGAAGATCGGCACCAGGAAGTTCTCCAGCGACGGGTAGTCCATCTGCCAGCCGGTGCGGAAGATGCCGTCCAGTGCCCGCTCGGTGACCTTGCTGCGGAAGGTGGCGAGGTCGACCTCCGGCGTCGCGACGCAGTCGATCCCCAGGGTCTGGTTGATGTTGCCGCAGACGGCGTCGACCCAGGCCTTGTGGTCGGAGTCGGCGTTGTAGGTCAGCGCCACCGGCCCTTCGACGCCGTCGGTCTCGGCGTACAGCGCCTGCGCGGCCTCGGGGTCGTACGTGCAGAACTCGCCGCACGCCTCGTCCTGGGCATCGGGGACCACGGGCGACACCCAGCCGGTGGCCGGGATGCGGGCGCCGGCGAAGATGGCGTCGACGATCGTCGCCCGGTCGATCGACATCGAGATGGCCTGCCTGATCCGCGGGTCGTCGAATCGGGGGTCATTGGCCGACGGCGCGAACGTGATGGTCTCGAAGACGCCGGTCTCGCGCCTGATGAACCGCTCGCCGAGGTCGATCTTGTAGGTGTCGCCGGCCAGTGCGGAGGTCGGCAGCAGCGGCATGATGTCGAGCTGGTTGGCCTGCAGGTCGTTGTAGGCGGCGTCGTCGTTCTCGTAGATGCGGTAGACCGCGCCGTCGATGCTCGGCTTCACGTCGCCGTTGTAGTCGGGGTAGGCGGTGAGCCGGACGTCGATGTTCGGCTCCCACGACTCGAACTCGAACGGCCCGGTGCCGATGGGGTGCTGGCCGTACGCCTCGGGGTCGTCGTAGAACGACTCGGGCAGCGGGGCGAACGCGGTGTAGCCCAGGCGCATCGGGAACTGCGACTCGGGCTGGGTCAGCGCGACGGTGAAGGTGCGCTCGTCGACTACTTGCAGCCCGGACATCGTCTCGGCGGCCGCCGAACCCTCGATCGGGTTTCCCTCGTCGTCGACGGCGTTCTGCACGTCGGCGTAGCCCTGGATCGGCTCGAAGAAGTAGCTGTTCAGCGTGGCGTTGTCGCCCAGCGCGGCCCAGTTCCAGGCGTCGACGAAGCTCTGCGCGGTGACCGGCGAGCCGTCGTGGAACGTCCAGCCGTCCTCCAGCGTGATGGTCCAGGTCTGGCTGTCGTCGGTGTCGATGCCCGCCGCGATCTCGTTCTCGGGCTGCCCGGTCTCGGCGTCGTAGCGGACGAGATAGGAGAAGACCTGGTCGAGGATATCGCCGCTGCAGACCTCGTTGCTGTTGGCCGGGACGAAGGCGGCCTGCGGGTTGCAGCCGCGCACCGTGACGGTGTTGGCGCTCTCGCCGGCCGCGTCGTCGCTGTCACCGCCACAGGCACCCAGCGCGAGCGCGAGCGCGACGGTTCCCAGCACCACCGACCTACGTGGCGAGACTGGCATGGGATTCCTCCTGGGTTCTACCCGAGGCGAGGCTGCGGGGTCCCGTCGCCAGCGCCACTACGGCCGTTTTGGCCGATTTGGGCACATAAGTGCCCGTCACTTTCTATGTGCCGTCCTCGTCCCAGGGCAAGTCCTGTGGATATCCGCGTTCACACTCGCAACGAGAATGTGACCTCCCCCCGGACGAGCGACATCATCGCTCACCAGTGCCGACGGCGCTCGACCGGGGGCGGTGACGGGCTATTGGGCGTGCTTGCGACGGGCCGCCGCGCGGCCGCGGGTGGAGGCGTCGAGCACGACCTTGCGCAGCCGGACGGCCTTCGGCGTGACCTCGACGCATTCGTCGTCGCGGCAGAATTCCAGCGCCTGCTCGAGCGAGAGCTTGCGCGGCGGGATCAGCCGCTCGAGCTCGTCGGCTGTGGAGGAGCGCACGTTGGTGAGCTTCTTCTCCTTGGTGATGTTGACGTCCATGTCGTCGGCGCGGGAGTTCTCGCCGACGATCATGCCCTCGTACACCTCGGTGGTCGGCTCGACGAACAGCGTGCCGCGTTCCTGCAGGTTGAACATGGCGTACGAGGTGGCGACGCCGGAGCGGTCGGCGACCAGCGACCCCGTCGGGCGGGTGCGGAGGTCGCCGGCCCACGGCTCGTAGCTCTCGAAGACGTGGTGGGCCAGGCCGGTGCCGCGGGTCTCGGTGAGGAAGTCGGTGCGGAAGCCGATCAGCCCACGGGCCGGCACCACGAACTCCATGCGGATCCAGCCGGTGCCGTGGTTCGTCATCTGCTCCATGCGGCCCTTGCGGACGGCCAGCAGCTGGGTGACGGCGCCGAGGTACTCCTCGGGGCAGTCGACGGTGAGCCGCTCGAACGGCTCGCGCAGCTTGCCGTCGATCTCGCGGGTGACGACCTGCGGCTTGCCGACGGTCAGCTCGTAGCCCTCGCG
Protein-coding sequences here:
- a CDS encoding ABC transporter substrate-binding protein, with translation MVLGTVALALALGACGGDSDDAAGESANTVTVRGCNPQAAFVPANSNEVCSGDILDQVFSYLVRYDAETGQPENEIAAGIDTDDSQTWTITLEDGWTFHDGSPVTAQSFVDAWNWAALGDNATLNSYFFEPIQGYADVQNAVDDEGNPIEGSAAAETMSGLQVVDERTFTVALTQPESQFPMRLGYTAFAPLPESFYDDPEAYGQHPIGTGPFEFESWEPNIDVRLTAYPDYNGDVKPSIDGAVYRIYENDDAAYNDLQANQLDIMPLLPTSALAGDTYKIDLGERFIRRETGVFETITFAPSANDPRFDDPRIRQAISMSIDRATIVDAIFAGARIPATGWVSPVVPDAQDEACGEFCTYDPEAAQALYAETDGVEGPVALTYNADSDHKAWVDAVCGNINQTLGIDCVATPEVDLATFRSKVTERALDGIFRTGWQMDYPSLENFLVPIFATGASANDGDFTNERFDTLVGQAAAASDAEEGVALYHEAENLLAEFMPAIPLWHRVNIAGYSTHVENVHLTVFQTVDLLSVTTTG
- a CDS encoding ABC transporter permease yields the protein MTRYVVRRLGQMVPVVIGTTFLIYALVWSLPGDPFAAKCGDRACPPTYVARMTAEYNLDDPLPLAYLRYMGKLVTGDFGETFAGVSIADELLQRYPTTLKLTVLAILVELVIGVAAGVLAGIRRGGFLDHLVLVSTLVVVSIPVFVLGMLAQVTFGVRLGWFPVTSDGTLFSLVLPAIVLGSLSLAFVARLVRANLVENLRTDYVRTAVAKGLTRQRVIGVHTLRNSLIPVVTFVGADFGGLLGGAVVVEGIFNIPGVGNMIFRGINAHEGATVTAAVTVLVLVFLIVNLLVDLVYAVLDPRIRHA
- a CDS encoding ABC transporter permease produces the protein MPRRRRGGHAATVPRSLAGDAWRDLRRKPLFLTSAAIILVLVAMAAVPGLFTDVDPRACDLAHSREAPSAGAWFGYDLQGCDMFSRTIYGARASILVGVLTTVVIAVVGSVVGMVAGYHGGRLDAWLSRITDMFFAVPMLLGAVIVLATFPSAVGTPSWQTIGKVVLALGVLGWTMVARLMRSTVIQVKQSEYVQAARGLGAGAGRILLRHVLPNAMAPVVVYSTIILGVFVVLEATLSFLGIGLQPPVISWGIAISEARSYIRQSPHMLLFPGAFLSVTVLAFIMLGDAVRDAFDPRLR